ACCCGGAAATCCGTGAGATGGCCAAGGCCGAGATCCTCGAACTGGAGGAGCGCCAGGGGGAGCTCGAAGGGCAGCTCAAAATACTGCTCCTTCCCAAGGACCCCAACTACGAAAAGAACATCATCCTCGAGATCCGCGCCGGCACCGGCGGCGACGAGGCGGCCCTGTTCGCCGGAAACCTTTTTCGCATGTATACCCGGTACGCCGAGGGAAACCGCTGGAAGGTTGAGATCATGACCCTTTCCGAATCGGACGCCGGCGGATGCAAAGAGGTCATCGCCATGATCAGCGGCGACCGGGTCTACTCGCGGCTCAAGTTCGAGAGCGGCACCCACAGGGTGCAGAGGGTCCCGGAGACCGAGGCCCAGGGGCGCATTCACACCAGCGCCTGCACGGTGGCGGTGATACCCGAGGCTGAGGACGTCGATGTCGACATCGACCCCTCGGACCTGCGCATCGACGTGTACAGGGCTTCGGGGGCCGGCGGGCAGCACGTCAACAAGACCGAGTCCGCGGTGCGCATCACCCACATCCCCAGCGGGGTGGTCGTCTCCTGCCAGGACGAGAAGTCCCAGCACAAGAACAAGGCCAAGGCGATGAAGGTCCTCAAGTCGCGCATCCTCGACAGCATGCTTGCCGAGCAGCATGCCCAGATGGCTGCCGACCGCAAAAGCCAGGTCGGCAGCGGCGACCGCTCGGAGCGGATCCGCACCTACAACTTTCCCCAGGGCCGCTGCACCGATCACCGCATCGGCCTGACCCTCTACCGCCTCGACGCCATCATGCAGGGGGAGATCGACGAGATCATCGACGCCCTGGTGACCGATTCCCAGACGGCGGCCATGGCCAGCCAGGAGGGTTGAGCTTGGGCGAGACCTGGACGGTGCTCCGCATCCTGCAGTGGACCGCGGGGCATTTCGCGCAAAAGGGGATCGAAGGGGGGCGGCTCGACGCCGAACTCCTTCTCGGCTACACTCTCGGCCTGGACCGGGTGGGGCTCTACATGAATTTCGACCGCCCCCTCACCCCCGAGGAACTCGGCCGCTTCCGGCAACAGGTTCAGCGGCGGGCCGGGCGTGAGCCGCTGGCCTACATCCAGGGAGAGACGGAATTCTGGTCCCTGCCGCTTCGGGTCGGGCCGGATGTCCTCATCCCCCGCCCGGAGACGGAGATCCTTGTGGAGGAGGCGCTGAAGAGGGCGACCCCCTCCAGCATCGTCCTCGACGTGGGGACGGGCAGCGGCGCCATCGCCGTGGCCCTGTCGCACGAACTTCCCGGAGCGTCGGTCACGGGGTTCGACATTTCGCCCGGAGCGCTTCAGGTGGCGGCAGAAAACGCCCGGCGCAACGGAGTACAAGGGCGCCTGAAGTGGATTGCGGGGGACCTGGCCCGGCTGCCTGCCGGGCCCTACGACCTGATCGTTTCCAACCCCCCCTACATCCCGAAGGGAGAGATGGCGGGGCTTATGCCGGAGGTGGGCGGCTTCGAGCCGCACCTCGCCCTGTGCGGCGGCGCCGACGGCCTGGACTGCTACCGGCACCTGGCCCGCCAGGCTCCCGGTTGCCTGCGCAGCGGAGGCTGGCTGCTATTGGAGGTCGGGGCCGGACAGGACAACGCGGTGCGCGACCTGCTGGACCGGGCGGGGCTGACCGAGACCTTTTGCCGGGCGGACTACGCGGGAATCGGCCGGGTGGTGGGCGGCCGTCTGAGCGACCAAGACATCTAACGACTGCAACGGTTCTGGATTTGGAAAAAATCATCATACATGGCGGCCGGCGACTTCGGGGCGAAGTTCGTGTCAGCGGGGCCAAGAACGCCGCCCTGCCCCTGCTCTTCGCCACCCTGCTGGCGCCCGGAGTTCACCGGGTGGACAACGTCCCCCGGCTGCGCGATATCGCCACAGTGGAGAAGCTCCTCTCCACCCTCGGCGCAGGTGTCTCATGGAGGGACGACCTCTTCGAAGTGGAGGTCGGGGAGCTGCGCGAGGTGGAGGCCCCCTACGACTTGGTGCGCACCATGCGCGCCTCGGTCCTGGTGCTCGGCCCCCTGCTGGCCCGGCTCGGTCAGGCGCGGGTGAGCCTACCCGGCGGCTGCGCCATCGGCGCACGGCCCATCAACCTGCACCTGAAGGGCCTTGAAGCCATGGGCGCCCGGATCACCCTCGACCACGGCTACGTCGAGGCCAGGGCCAAGCGTCTGCATGGCGCCCGAATCTATTTCGACATCCCCACCGTGGGGGGGACCGAGAACCTGATGATGGCCGCATCCCTGGCGAAAGGGACCACCGTCCTGGAGAATGCCGCCTGCGAGCCGGAGATCGTCGATCTTGCCGAGGCCCTGAACAAGATGGGGGCCAGGGTCGAGGGAGCCGGCACCGAGACGGTGACCATCGAGGGGGTGGACGAGTTGCGGCCCCTGCGCCACACGGTTATGGCCGACCGCATCGAGGCCGGCACCTTCATGGTCGCCGCCGCCATCACCCGCGGCGACATCCGGGTGGAGGGGGCGGACCCGGCCCACCTGGGGGCGGTGATCAGCAAGTTGCGCGAGGCCGGAGCGGAGGTCATCGAGGAGCAGGGCGGGGTCCGGGTCAGGGGC
The DNA window shown above is from Desulfuromonas sp. and carries:
- the prfA gene encoding peptide chain release factor 1, encoding MFSKLEEVVDRFREIEGLLSDPATMADQGKFRALTKEHAGLSELVEVYGELRKTNEELGGNRELLKDSDPEIREMAKAEILELEERQGELEGQLKILLLPKDPNYEKNIILEIRAGTGGDEAALFAGNLFRMYTRYAEGNRWKVEIMTLSESDAGGCKEVIAMISGDRVYSRLKFESGTHRVQRVPETEAQGRIHTSACTVAVIPEAEDVDVDIDPSDLRIDVYRASGAGGQHVNKTESAVRITHIPSGVVVSCQDEKSQHKNKAKAMKVLKSRILDSMLAEQHAQMAADRKSQVGSGDRSERIRTYNFPQGRCTDHRIGLTLYRLDAIMQGEIDEIIDALVTDSQTAAMASQEG
- the prmC gene encoding peptide chain release factor N(5)-glutamine methyltransferase, with product MGETWTVLRILQWTAGHFAQKGIEGGRLDAELLLGYTLGLDRVGLYMNFDRPLTPEELGRFRQQVQRRAGREPLAYIQGETEFWSLPLRVGPDVLIPRPETEILVEEALKRATPSSIVLDVGTGSGAIAVALSHELPGASVTGFDISPGALQVAAENARRNGVQGRLKWIAGDLARLPAGPYDLIVSNPPYIPKGEMAGLMPEVGGFEPHLALCGGADGLDCYRHLARQAPGCLRSGGWLLLEVGAGQDNAVRDLLDRAGLTETFCRADYAGIGRVVGGRLSDQDI
- the murA gene encoding UDP-N-acetylglucosamine 1-carboxyvinyltransferase, which gives rise to MEKIIIHGGRRLRGEVRVSGAKNAALPLLFATLLAPGVHRVDNVPRLRDIATVEKLLSTLGAGVSWRDDLFEVEVGELREVEAPYDLVRTMRASVLVLGPLLARLGQARVSLPGGCAIGARPINLHLKGLEAMGARITLDHGYVEARAKRLHGARIYFDIPTVGGTENLMMAASLAKGTTVLENAACEPEIVDLAEALNKMGARVEGAGTETVTIEGVDELRPLRHTVMADRIEAGTFMVAAAITRGDIRVEGADPAHLGAVISKLREAGAEVIEEQGGVRVRGPRRVLPVDIKTIPHPGFPTDMQAQFMALMSLGSGTSIINENVFENRFMHVCELQRMGADISIEGHMATVKGVRGLLGAPVMATDLRASACLILAGLAAENTTEISRVYHLDRGYERIEEKFNSLGAAIERVRE